A genomic segment from Equus asinus isolate D_3611 breed Donkey chromosome 23, EquAss-T2T_v2, whole genome shotgun sequence encodes:
- the RLN1 gene encoding prorelaxin H1 isoform X1, with protein MRRLFLSHVLGAWLLLSQLPRELSGQKPDDVIKACGRELARLRIEICGSLSWKKTVLRLEEPGLEAGQPIEIVSSSISKDAEALNTMLGLNSNLPKEQKATLSERQPSWRELQQPALKDSNLNLEEFKETILKRQSEVEDDSLSELKNLGLDKHSRKKRMIQLSHKCCYWGCTRKELARQC; from the exons ATGCGGCGCCTGTTCTTGTCCCACGTGCTAGGGGCCTGGCTGCTACTGAGCCAACTTCCTAGAGAACTCTCGGGCCAGAAGCCCGACGACGTTATTAAGGCATGCGGACGCGAATTAGCACGCCTGCGGATCGAGATCTGCGGCTCCCTCTCCTGGAAGAAAACGGTTCTGAGGCTGGAGGAGCCTGGGCTGGAAGCCGGACAACCCATAG aaattgtGTCATCCTCCATCAGCAAAGATGCAGAAGCTTTAAATACGATGTTGGGACTCAATTCTAATTTGCCAAAAGAGCAGAAAGCAACACTGTCTGAGAGGCAGCCATCATGGAGGGAGCTACAACAACCTGCATTAAAGGATTCAAATCTTAACTTGGAAGAATTTAAGGAAACCATTCTGAAGAGACAAAGTGAAGTAGAAGATGACAGTCTTTCAGAATTAAAGAACCTAGGCTTAGATAAACATTCTCGTAAAAAGAGAATGATTCAACTGAGTCATAAGTGTTGCTACTGGGGTTGTACCAGAAAAGAACTCGCCAGACAATGCTGA
- the RLN1 gene encoding prorelaxin H1 isoform X2, which yields MLGLNSNLPKEQKATLSERQPSWRELQQPALKDSNLNLEEFKETILKRQSEVEDDSLSELKNLGLDKHSRKKRMIQLSHKCCYWGCTRKELARQC from the coding sequence ATGTTGGGACTCAATTCTAATTTGCCAAAAGAGCAGAAAGCAACACTGTCTGAGAGGCAGCCATCATGGAGGGAGCTACAACAACCTGCATTAAAGGATTCAAATCTTAACTTGGAAGAATTTAAGGAAACCATTCTGAAGAGACAAAGTGAAGTAGAAGATGACAGTCTTTCAGAATTAAAGAACCTAGGCTTAGATAAACATTCTCGTAAAAAGAGAATGATTCAACTGAGTCATAAGTGTTGCTACTGGGGTTGTACCAGAAAAGAACTCGCCAGACAATGCTGA